In the genome of Caballeronia sp. NK8, the window CGAAATCAGGCGAAGTTGGCATCAGTGTCCGATCTCGTGGCTATGGGTGTCCGTGAGGCCAAGGCGCTCGTCGCAGTACTCGAGGTCCTAAAAGTTGCGCCTACTCTCACTGGAACGGAGCTCACTCAGGCAGCGTGCGAAAAAGCTGGCGTGACCTTCGACGCTAATCTCAGCTCAAGTCAAGATGACCTTCCATCTCTCCAAGACATCGTCGGAGATACCAAGGATGCCGACGAAGCGGTGGAGAAGTTACGACTGGCTGGCTACGTTATCGGGACCCGAGCGCACGCTGAGACCGCGTGAAGCCAGGATTTTGTCTGTCGTCGAACCGGGCGCGTGGGAGAAGGGCCACCCACCGCTCCTTTCGCGACAATGGTGCAAAGGCTTCGTCGGTCATGCTCGTTGGACGTTAACGCATCGATCGAAGGCAACGCGTGCCTTTTATAACCATGGTGCGGGAGGTGAACCGTGTCAATCGCCCTGCCTTTACCCTATGACGAAGAACTGCTCTTCGGCGTCCTTGCACGCTACCTGGAAGCGGCGGATATTCCCGCTCCGACATTTGTAATAGACACGTTGTTCGGGCGACTGGCGCATCCAAAAAAGGAGTTGATTTGCAGCTTGGCCGAGTTTTCTAGGCAGACCCATGTCGCCTGGGGGCTTCGACCTCTCGAAATCGCGCACCGACACACGGTGGTTCCGTACTACGCAAGCTACACCACAGCGGCACGTCGCACCGCCGCCTACGCCGGCATTTCAGGACAAGAAGGTACATCACCGGCCGTCACCTTGCGTGTGAACCACTCAAACGTCGCGCGCGTTGATCACCTTCGATGCTGCATGCGCTGTGCGATGTCCGACGTTCTCGAAGGACGACGTCCGTACTGGAGGCGAGCACACCAGTTGCCCGGTGTGTTCACCTGCCCAAAACACGGCACGATTTTGTGCGTCGCCGAAGCTGAAAACGGCGGCGGACCGGTGAAATGGCGCCCCGTCGTCGACGACACCATTGACTGGAGGGACAACGTGCATGTACGTGCCGTGCAGACAACATCCATTGAAACACTTGCAGCGCGCGACTCGGCCTGCTCGTCCCCTGCTTTTGAGACAAACTGGTTGGCCGTCGCTCACCAGAGGGGTTTCGTTAAATCCAGCGGCTACATTGATACTGGCGCTCTGTTGTCGAAAATGAACGATCTCTACGGAAACGCCTATCTGGGAGCTACACGCTTGAATATCGCTTGGAAGCAGAGCGCGTCGTGGGTTGTGCGACTGTTGAAAAGCCCGCACACGTTATTCCATCCGTTGCAGTACATCCTGATGGCGAATCTACTTCAGCAATGTGAGGGACCTAACCCAAGGACAGAGGTCACTCCGAAGCTTCGCACAAATCAGCCCATCGTCTGCCCGAATAGCTACGCGGCACACGAACGCCAGCATGTCGTTGATGAAGTCAGGGTGACCGAAACCACTGACCGCCAGCAGGTCGCTCATGGTCGTTGTAGTTGCGGCGTCCGTTTTACTTTTTTGAGATGTGAACCGGACGGGAAGACTCCATGCGACCTGCAGATAACGAAATACGGTCATGATTGGGCAAACGCGGTACGCGCAATGCATGGCCAAGGACACTCGTACCCAGCGATCGAACGCAGCATGGGTCTTCCGCCAAGGGCAGCGCTGCGAATGTCGAAGCGGCCAGGGGACCGGAAGCAATCGAAACCGACGCCTGCCCAATTGCTTCAGTGCCGGCGCGAATGGAGACAAACGCTGCGCAAGGTGGCCCCAGGGGGTCATCTCCTCGCCGCTCAACGTAACAAGCTTCTCTACAACCGCCTACGAGAATTCGATCGCGATTGGCTTACAAGGTCCGCGCAACGTCGATGCCAGCCACGGCGAAAGGCTAGCGAAATGGAATGGAAGCGCCGAGACCGCGAGTGGCGCACTCGGCTGGAGACAGCTGCGGCAAAGCTCCGGGGATTGGACTCACCGGCGGTACGTGTGAGCAAGGCCGCGATGGCCGCTGAGGCCGGCGTATGGGTGCTGGGCGCAAGCGTCCGGGACAAGCTCCCGTTGTGCCATGCCGCCTTACGGGACCTTGCGGAGTCAGCGGAGCAATTTCAGATACGCCGGCTCGAAGTCGCGCGGATGAGACTCTCCGCATGCAGCCAAGAAGTTACACGGTGGAAGCTTCTCAAGCTTGCAGGCATTTCCAGAGCATTGAACCCGATCGTGGAAGCAGCCCTGGCGAAGCTCGTACCTTGTCACGAGTGACTTGTCACGCATAAGTGGATTGCAGGATGAGCGTTACTGCATTGTGCTCGCCGCCAAACATGGACTTCAAAAGGACATCGCCGTACGTTAAGGAGTAGCATCATGACTGTTGCTCTACCGGTACCTTACGATGATGAACTCCTATTCAGCGCTATCGCTCGGTACTTCGCTTCTGTAGCGGTTCTCAACAATTACTCGAATTGCTATCCGGTGATGCAGGGCCTGTTCGAAAGGTCATCCGCACCAAAGGCGGATCTGCTTTTCAATCTATCGAGGGTGGCGTCTGAAACGAGCGCGGCGTGGAGACTGTCGGCGAAAGAAATTGCCTATCATCACACACTTCTGCCCTACTTCCTTAGCTATCTACCTTCCGAAAAACAAGAAGCTGTACTCAATGCGGCGTTCGGGACAGGAATTCCCACGTCTTATGCGCTCCTAGGTCATTTCAACTCGGCCGTGAAGCGGGTCTCCCTGCTGCGTGTCTGCCCCGCTTGCATCCAAGAGGACCGCCAACGGTGCGGTGAAGGCTACTGGCGACGTGCGCATCAACTGCCAGGGGTCTTCGCATGCGTTAAGCACAATCTACCGCTCAGAGTTACTCCGGTGAACGTTGACTGTGATGGTGGCAAAGTCATTTGGACGACGGCTGAACACGCATTTAAAGAGTCCGCCCCTGCTGTGAGCGACCTAGGCAAAGATTGGCTGAAAGACGATACTCTGATGAAGGTAATGAAGGCCTCCGTAAAGTTGCTTTACGAGCCACCAGGAAACTATGGCAAGACTAGCTACGAGAATTACCTTGCCCGTGCCGAGCAGGCCGGCTTCGTCAACATTCGCGGGTGGTTGAAGACAGAGGCGTTCTCCGCTTCGGCAACCGGCTGGTTCAATGCCGGGTATCTTAAGAAGGTGGGACTGAGCACAGGTAAATGGGCGGTCCGCATGCTGACGTGCGAGGCTAAGAAGCAAGTCTTTCAGCCACTTGAGCATGTTCTGTTAGAGCACTTTTTTGACGGTATCGAATCATCGAATCAGGCCCTGGCCCATCGATTAAGACCACCGCCTAGTGAAGACGTCGCGGTCTGTCCGAACCGGCTCGCTGCCCATCGACGCGGCCATCGGATGGACCATGTCGCTATAAAGTACAACGCTGACGGCTCGTTCGTCGGAACTGGACGATGCGCTTGTGGTGTTAGCATCCGCTTCTCGCGGTTCAAACGTGGAACCCGTGAGCCGGTGATTGATCGCTTTTACAGCTTGGGGGAGCATCCGCGGAACGCAATCATCAAATTGCGCGATGAAGGAGCGTCGCTCGGCAGCATCTCGGACCGGTTGGATGTTCCCAAAGCAAAGATTCAACATGTCATCTACACAAACACAGCGAAAGCCAAACGCTTGAGGTCGTACGCCGGAATAAGCCCACGCTACATTCGAAGCTTGCGAAAGGAATGGATGGATATTCTCAACTCAGTGGACGGCGCGCAGGCCGGGCTCGCGAGGCAGCAAAGCCCCCAAATTTACGAGATCCTGCGGAGGCACGATGCGAGATGGCTCATTGACGTAACGGAGAGCAACACGTTGGACCGCAACGACGATCGATGGCGCGAGCGCGACGAACTATCCGTTTCAGCACTGATTGAAGCTAAGGAGCGTCTTCTCTCCGCGAAGCCCCCGATACGCGCAACTCGAAATGCTATGACACGGGAAGTCGGAGTGTGTTGGTATTTATTTAACGCAGGGCGAATGCCACGCGGAGCGGCTGCCCTCGAACAGCTTGAGGAATCTTGGGAGGAGTTTCGGATACGTCGCCTGTGGATCGCAGCACAAAATATCGTTCAGCGCGGTCTGCCGCGGACCCGTGCGAAGGTTTTGCATCTAGCGTCAGTACGGTTGAAAGACGTTACTCCGGCGATCGAAAGTGTAGTGGATCAAATCATTGGCGGGTTCGCTGGAGACGCGGGCCCAAGCGAGGCTCCATCCTCTTGCGTTTTGCCGACTGCCTCGAATACCTGTCCGGCAACCCAGGGGGCAGCATCGGACTATAGATTGCCGCGACTGCGGAAACATAGAACAGCGTAGACGGCACTGGCGGCAAGAACCCTTAAGTTCCAAAGGTGCTCGGGCTTGACGTCCTCCCGGCCCTAAAGGACCGGGATTCCTTTAGCAAGACGGCCACGTCCGGCCGCGAGATTGGTTGATGCGAGGCCGTCCTGCAATCCCGCGCCGCCGGCGCGCCATGCCTTCCCAGTAGCGAGGATGTTCCGGGCGCGTTGACGTCTCGCTCGTGATTCGAGCCGCAGGCTTCGCATCGCCATTCTCTTATCCCAAGACCTGCGATACCTTTCGGCCCCGTGCGGCTGCTGCAGCACGAACAGGTCTGGGTAGAAAACGCTTCATTGACTTCCTCGAACCACACGCTGGCGTCAGCGCACTTGTACTGCAGCATGGTTCGGAACGCGCGCCGGCTCCAGGTCGCGATGAAAACGATGAGCCTCGACCTTGGATCCGTCGCTTGCTGTCAGGAAATCTTTTAAGCCCAGGTCAATGCCGATGGCCGTCGTCCCCCCGGGAGGCCGCCGGTCGCTTCGGGCGACGGTGCCGTGCGCCGATTGCCTGCTGAGGCCGGCGCGCTATCACCAGCTCTTAGCCGGCTTTTTTCTAGTGCTATCATGCGCAAAGAACAAGAAATAGGCCAAATTTCCCCACGACGGCGCGATCTCGGACGCGCGGCGTCACGGGAACTCGAGGAGAATAAAAATAATGGGCTGGGGCTTTCGAAAGAGCATCAAGGTCGCACCGGGAATCCGCATCAATCTCAGCAAGAGCGGAGTCAGCACCTCAATTGGCGGAAGGGGATTCACGTACAACGCGCGCGGCCGCGTAACGACGAGCATTCCCGGCACTGGAATACGGTTCACACATAACCTGAGAGGCGCGCGGACGTCGCGCCCTGTCAGCTCAGTCCTAACAGCAAGCCGAAGCCTTGATGCGGACGGCTCGGCGCGCCTATCAAAGCGCGAGCAGGCGACGCAAGAGTTCGTGGTCAAGGTCCAGGAGCGCACCGCAAGCGCACTGGTCGACTACTTTTTCTCTCACGGCGTTTATGTGCGCGCCGAGGACCTGAGCGATGCCGTGACCCTGGAAACGCATCAGGACTTCCTGCAATCGCTCTCACGGGAGACTGAGGCCACGACAGACGCTATCCGGCTAGCCGTTGACATCGGCTGGATCTCCCTTGCCGAGAAAGAGAAAGCGATGCGGGCGGTGTATGCGATAGAAAAGCAGTGCTCTGAGCATCAGGGCTCAAGAGCGGAGCTGAGCCAGGCGTCGTCGGTCCTGCTTACCGCAGTACGCAGCTATCCTTCGGCGCCTGCCCTGGTAAGCCCGCTCATCATCGGATTGGTGGGTGCTTTCATAACCTACGCGGTCAGTATCGGGGCTGGCCTAGGGTTGACCGCCCTCGCCCTACTGTACGGTTACGTTAACGCATCAAAATACCTTCGCCAGCGCAACGCGACATTGACCAACGTCGAAGCCGCGGACCAATACTTCGACTCATTGCTCACCGACGAAGTCACACCCCGCCCCTCGCTTCTAGTCGGCCGCGACATTGTCCGCCCAAAGGCAATCGGTTTTGCCGCGGTAACGCTGGTTGCGACCTTGTGCGCTATCGTAACGCAATTCTCGCATCCGATTCGGACCGTCGCCGATACCGTCGAGTCGGACGCTCCCAGCCCTGCCGATACCGCCCGTACGCCTTCTCCGGTACCTCTCGCGGGAATGCCGACCACCGGCCTTTCGTGGATGGCCGGCAAGTATCCGTACGATGTCGTGAACGACCGGCGGTTCAGGGCGGCCTTCCAGGGAGTCTCTCGGGCCGATTGGAAAAAAATTGCCGACCGGCTGACCGTCGTCAATGAAGCCGGAATCCAGTCGAAGGACGGCTACCTAGTGGGTGAAGGCTGCAAGGCTCACGAATGCAATTCCGAGAAGGCAGCGTTCGCTATCAATGAGAGCACTGGCAAAGGCGTGCTCATAGTGATGGAGACGCCGGGAAGCTCTCCCATCTTCACAACGTACCGCTGGGAGCAGCTGACCATCGGCCAAACTCCGCTGGCAGCCTGGAAGCAACAGCAACTCGCCGATTCGGTCAGTGTGTCATCGACGTCCTCGTCAGGCTCCCCCACCGATCCAGCAACCCCGACCTTCGCAGCAAGCTTCGACTGCTCCAAAGCGCGCTCGGATGCTGAGCATCTGATCTGCAGTGACGCAGAGCTTGCCGCCGCCGACGTCGATTTGGCTGCGATCTACGCGAGGGCGAAAGCAGCCGCGATGGACCAGACGGCTTTCCGCGAACGCACGCGCGCAGAGTGGAACTACCGTGAGCAGACCTGCCACGACCGTGAGTGCGTAACTCGTTGGTACGCTGACCAGAAGGTAGCGCTCAACGAGATTGCGGCGACGGGAAATGTCGGCCGGTGACAGCTCTGTCCCGTCGGTCGCCGAAGTTTGTATCCGCGAGCGTAAGTGGTTTTACGCCAGCGATGAGTTCGACAAGCGATCGCACCCCGAAGAAAAGCGTGACTCTCCACGATGAAAGGCATGAACAACGAAAATAGAAACGCTCAGGTGGACGAACCCACGCTGGAGAACTCCTTGGGAAGCGACGCGCCACAAATACACCCCTCCCTTGATGAGTTCGGCTACGCGCCCTTCGCTCGCGCAATTGCTCGGGCCGTCCGAACCACTCCGAGCCCGAAGGGCTTGGTCATGGCAGTCGACGGACCCTGGGGAGCCGGAAAGACAAGCTTACTCAACTTCGTCGCGCACTATCTGACTGAGGCTAACGCACCGCTTGCCGGTGGGCTCGTGAGCGATACGCCGGTCATTGTCGCCTTCAATCCGTGGTGGTTCGCTGATGGCGAGCAGCTCGCAATGCAGTATCTAAGGCAAATTCGGGCGCGCTTTCCGTCAGAGAATGCGAAGCTCATGGCCGTCGCAGACACGTTCGCAGAGTACGCCGACACCATCGGTTCGGCAGTCGAAAAAAGCATCGCCACGACGGGCTTCGCGATTCCCCTGCTAGGACCGGTTATCTCATGGCTTCTCAAGAAGTTCCGTCGTGCGGACAAAGACATTCCCACACTGAAGGCCGAAATATCGAAGGCGTTGAATCAATCAGGTGTCCGATTCGTCGTCTTTATCGACGACATCGATAGACTCGCGCCCGATGAGGTCCGTGAGGTATTCAAGGTCATCAAAGCGGTCGCCGACTTTCCGAACGTCGTATACCTCTTGGCGTTTGACCGGAAACTGGTCTCCGGCTCGTTGCAAGCCTCCCTTGGAATAGACAACGGCGATGCTTATCTTGAAAAGATCGTGCAGGCGCAGTTCGTCTTGCCTGCAGTTTCACATGAGCTTCTCATTCAGAAGCTGTTACGAGACCTCGATCGCCTCATCGGTACACCGGGGGACGATGAGTTTCCCGTGGATCCGGCGCATTGGGCCAACGTGCTTCATGACGGGCTGGCGTCGCTCGTTCAAACCCCTCGGGACGTCGTGCGTGTAGTCAACGCGCTCATGGTCACCTTCCCTTCAGTTCGCGGTGAAGTGAATCCGGTTGATTTTATTGCAATCGAGTTTTTGCGTGTCTTCGTTCCCGCGGCATATGCAGTCATACGTGACAACAAAGAGAAGTTCACCGGAGTATCGGATCGCGGAAATCGCGATGAAATGGAGCGATTTCACGATGGCTGGCTTGAGTCAGTGGCAATCAAAGACCGTGGTTCAGTCAAATCGCTAGTCAA includes:
- a CDS encoding TnsD family Tn7-like transposition protein → MSIALPLPYDEELLFGVLARYLEAADIPAPTFVIDTLFGRLAHPKKELICSLAEFSRQTHVAWGLRPLEIAHRHTVVPYYASYTTAARRTAAYAGISGQEGTSPAVTLRVNHSNVARVDHLRCCMRCAMSDVLEGRRPYWRRAHQLPGVFTCPKHGTILCVAEAENGGGPVKWRPVVDDTIDWRDNVHVRAVQTTSIETLAARDSACSSPAFETNWLAVAHQRGFVKSSGYIDTGALLSKMNDLYGNAYLGATRLNIAWKQSASWVVRLLKSPHTLFHPLQYILMANLLQQCEGPNPRTEVTPKLRTNQPIVCPNSYAAHERQHVVDEVRVTETTDRQQVAHGRCSCGVRFTFLRCEPDGKTPCDLQITKYGHDWANAVRAMHGQGHSYPAIERSMGLPPRAALRMSKRPGDRKQSKPTPAQLLQCRREWRQTLRKVAPGGHLLAAQRNKLLYNRLREFDRDWLTRSAQRRCQPRRKASEMEWKRRDREWRTRLETAAAKLRGLDSPAVRVSKAAMAAEAGVWVLGASVRDKLPLCHAALRDLAESAEQFQIRRLEVARMRLSACSQEVTRWKLLKLAGISRALNPIVEAALAKLVPCHE
- a CDS encoding TnsD family Tn7-like transposition protein, giving the protein MTVALPVPYDDELLFSAIARYFASVAVLNNYSNCYPVMQGLFERSSAPKADLLFNLSRVASETSAAWRLSAKEIAYHHTLLPYFLSYLPSEKQEAVLNAAFGTGIPTSYALLGHFNSAVKRVSLLRVCPACIQEDRQRCGEGYWRRAHQLPGVFACVKHNLPLRVTPVNVDCDGGKVIWTTAEHAFKESAPAVSDLGKDWLKDDTLMKVMKASVKLLYEPPGNYGKTSYENYLARAEQAGFVNIRGWLKTEAFSASATGWFNAGYLKKVGLSTGKWAVRMLTCEAKKQVFQPLEHVLLEHFFDGIESSNQALAHRLRPPPSEDVAVCPNRLAAHRRGHRMDHVAIKYNADGSFVGTGRCACGVSIRFSRFKRGTREPVIDRFYSLGEHPRNAIIKLRDEGASLGSISDRLDVPKAKIQHVIYTNTAKAKRLRSYAGISPRYIRSLRKEWMDILNSVDGAQAGLARQQSPQIYEILRRHDARWLIDVTESNTLDRNDDRWRERDELSVSALIEAKERLLSAKPPIRATRNAMTREVGVCWYLFNAGRMPRGAAALEQLEESWEEFRIRRLWIAAQNIVQRGLPRTRAKVLHLASVRLKDVTPAIESVVDQIIGGFAGDAGPSEAPSSCVLPTASNTCPATQGAASDYRLPRLRKHRTA
- a CDS encoding transposase; protein product: MLQYKCADASVWFEEVNEAFSTQTCSCCSSRTGPKGIAGLGIREWRCEACGSNHERDVNAPGTSSLLGRHGAPAARDCRTASHQPISRPDVAVLLKESRSFRAGRTSSPSTFGT
- a CDS encoding DUF4236 domain-containing protein, giving the protein MGWGFRKSIKVAPGIRINLSKSGVSTSIGGRGFTYNARGRVTTSIPGTGIRFTHNLRGARTSRPVSSVLTASRSLDADGSARLSKREQATQEFVVKVQERTASALVDYFFSHGVYVRAEDLSDAVTLETHQDFLQSLSRETEATTDAIRLAVDIGWISLAEKEKAMRAVYAIEKQCSEHQGSRAELSQASSVLLTAVRSYPSAPALVSPLIIGLVGAFITYAVSIGAGLGLTALALLYGYVNASKYLRQRNATLTNVEAADQYFDSLLTDEVTPRPSLLVGRDIVRPKAIGFAAVTLVATLCAIVTQFSHPIRTVADTVESDAPSPADTARTPSPVPLAGMPTTGLSWMAGKYPYDVVNDRRFRAAFQGVSRADWKKIADRLTVVNEAGIQSKDGYLVGEGCKAHECNSEKAAFAINESTGKGVLIVMETPGSSPIFTTYRWEQLTIGQTPLAAWKQQQLADSVSVSSTSSSGSPTDPATPTFAASFDCSKARSDAEHLICSDAELAAADVDLAAIYARAKAAAMDQTAFRERTRAEWNYREQTCHDRECVTRWYADQKVALNEIAATGNVGR
- a CDS encoding P-loop NTPase fold protein, translating into MNNENRNAQVDEPTLENSLGSDAPQIHPSLDEFGYAPFARAIARAVRTTPSPKGLVMAVDGPWGAGKTSLLNFVAHYLTEANAPLAGGLVSDTPVIVAFNPWWFADGEQLAMQYLRQIRARFPSENAKLMAVADTFAEYADTIGSAVEKSIATTGFAIPLLGPVISWLLKKFRRADKDIPTLKAEISKALNQSGVRFVVFIDDIDRLAPDEVREVFKVIKAVADFPNVVYLLAFDRKLVSGSLQASLGIDNGDAYLEKIVQAQFVLPAVSHELLIQKLLRDLDRLIGTPGDDEFPVDPAHWANVLHDGLASLVQTPRDVVRVVNALMVTFPSVRGEVNPVDFIAIEFLRVFVPAAYAVIRDNKEKFTGVSDRGNRDEMERFHDGWLESVAIKDRGSVKSLVKRLFPRLQFVWDNVSYGENSLRRWSAKGLVCTPEKFDRYFQFSVAPDTLSEREIRAFVNLGDNVDALANAWLEAFEVRRAAGTCKASDLINALLDFDDLPEPFALACTEAFFRVGDTFIADPRNSLPGFFSVHADIQAFWLINHLAARIPDELRETTFIRLARDGDALGVALRLTYSITGLTRPDATQRDSIFQTFAPEAVQQMKDAVIARVRHAAENNTLTALPDVYLALLAWSNWVDVAAVQNWLEGALRNDDTLLKLLVEARQIGTSHTLGEHTSRRIVSINPKTIGQYLPPTISLEDLSRRVQEVSARRTLSDGETEAVREFARGMEELLKAASSPDDATAPEKP